The Danio rerio strain Tuebingen ecotype United States chromosome 19, GRCz12tu, whole genome shotgun sequence genome includes the window ATGGCCGTTCTCTGAGAAGATTAGCCTCTTTAGTGAGTGGAAGGAAGTGAAAATAGGATTTATTTAAGAGGTGAACATGGCAAAGAAGAACAGTGCGAAAGAGGCGGACAAAAACGGCGAAGGAGCCAATGACGATGATAAGATGACAACGAACGAGTACTGCGCGCGGCTGCAGCAGTGGATGTGGCGCTACTACAGCGGATATGTGAGCTGGCAGAGCTGGGTGTTGATGTCCGCGCCGCTCTTTCCTCCGCCTCAGTTCGGTTGCCAGGCACCGGGCAGCTCTGCATCCGTGTATCCCACAACGCCGGCGGACATCGCCGCCTGGTACAACCAAATGAGCAGCCCGGGAGCCATCCGTCCAGCAGACACCGCCACATCCAGCACTGGGGACAGAGGGGCAGCACAGCCCGCAGGTAGAGTAACTGTCAGTAACGCAGTCATCTGAGAAGAAAGACTAGTTAGCTTTAAACAAAAATCCTTAAAACACACGTTAATAAAGAACCTAATAAAATTCATTTACATTTTGTGTAAATTGTAGATTTTCCTTCACAGTCTCTATAGTTGTATTCACTTTGGTATTATGTATTTcctaatttaaagggatagtttaccccaaaattatAATGCACTCTGTCTTGTCAATGACTACTGACACCTTGAGTGTCAAAAAAACATGCAGAGGCAAAGTAAAACTAATACACGTGGCTCATGATGAAGATACATTgacaacatttgaagtgaaatGATATGCAGGAAACTGAACACACTTTATTTGTATATTACAATGCTGTGTTTTTATAACCATTATTCATTtggttttgtaaatgtaaattaatagtaaatgtaattttttgtggTTCGCTCTGAAGATCACAAGTGATTCTATGCCACTTTCCCGCTCAGAATATGGAGCTATTTGTGTCAGTATTATAGTTCTTTAGTAGTGCTATCCAAgatctgtgaagagatgatgatgcacttcattgaacatgtacaaCAATGACATCACCTACATACTGTGTAACTGCAACTCAACTatgcttatatataataacttgaactgttaaaagctattgcTTACTAGTTAATTAAAGTATTTACTAGCAATTAATacagttatggtaactaataactcaacttttctgattttgattataTTACAATAATTTGCATCTTTTGAAAAGCTGATTTGAAACAATAACTactgtgaaaagcgctatataagtAACTTTAATTAAATTCAGTAGTACCtagtatatttaaacattttaaacaacaataaaaaagtcTAAAATGGGCATTTCCCGGCCAGTGTGTTCAATGTGAAATAATTTGATTCAAGAAACTAAAAAGCTTAAAGACTAAAAAGAACAACATTAATTTACATGACACGTACTACTATATGTTTTAATGCAAGAATCAAGTCAAATAAACTAACTTAAGAATGCACAGTTTTTGTGACAGTGAAAATATTAAACGTGCATCCATAGGTAGTCTTTCATAACATGATCTTTTTCCTTTCAGGTAGAGAATACATTATACCCTCTCCTCTACGCAGATTTCTGGCTGAAACTGTCGATTTCTTCATTCTCTTCTGTGTGAAAGCAACCATAGTGTTGTGGATCATGCATCTCTGTGGAATGAAGTGAGTtgagaatatatatttaaaagaaaatacttttattaagacaggatttcaattaaaataaaatgcccAAAAGACCACAGAAAAATCAGTAAGTGCTTTTATTTTTAAGCAACATctgtttttaacattgataatgattagaaatgtttATTGAGCAcaggaaaatatattaaataataaacagttctattagattgtaattatttatgcattattagGCCTACACCTTTAACATTATTTTGAGCAAATGACACATggcattttaaatatattgcatAGAGTATTGTATAATGACAGTTCAAATGTCTTCTTTGATCTTCTGAACAGAGATATTTCCAAATTCATAATGCAGTTTATAGTGGAAGAGATTGATGAGAACACGTCATTGGAGGACCTGCAGAAGATGATGGTCGTGGCTTTAGCATACAGAGTACTGGTGTGTGTTTATGAAGTAAGTGAGTCTCCTTGAGAttctagcatgttttttttttcatcttggaaaaacaaaattacaaaccTTGTATATATTCACAGTACATTTTTGATCAGCATTTTCATCCTTGTACTCTTGTTGCTTAATAACAGTATTTGGAGGGAAAACTCTGTGGTCTAAAGTGATTTGAATAAATTGTAGACATCTTGCCTGCACTCATACagtctgtttttgtctttttctgcAGATCATCTGTATTTGGGGAGCTGGAGGTGCCACTCCAGGAAAGTTTCTTTTGGGTCTTCGAGTCGTCTCATGTGACACGACAGTCCTGGTGCAACCGAATCGGGTTTTGGTGGTACCAGCATCCACTGTCAGCTTATCTGCGTGagttatgcatatatatatatatatatatatatcatctttTGTAAAAcggtttggacagaactgtgtgtaggtatagtttgTCCACGGTCATATTAAAGTCATAGAAACACAAGAagcctcttttttttaaatttcctgatgttaaaataggacccaaatcccagtgattttgagccCCACTGCAACTTGACGTAAGAAtgcggttttccccgcccactgaattgattgacaggtgccatgtttctataataacatatatacacgtcaacagaacatttttttaaatcacttccaactctctgtgatttctTTCacagttttataagtttaaaacgtttgtaaaacagagcatgtttctAATAAAGAAAGTTAAATCGCTATCTAATTCTTAACTGCTATAACAACCACTTTGCTGACACCACGCATGGTGTCagcaaatacaaatatatatgtgtgtgtactgcaattggcatttgtgtgtgactcatcattttcgaaaggcttgaataaactccaacaCACATACATGAAAAAAGCTTAGTTGATATTTTTGACTGAGCTGTATTTGAGCTTTATCCATGTCTGTCTTTattactgactgctgtttatctgatgtaacgtGAAGCCGACATGCATGTGGGAGCGTTGGGCTGGGAGAAGcagcttatttttatttaaagccacaggctacaaaaacagctacactgtactcagacaccaaaatggacaaattctggaggctatattaaataatctgatgggtattttgacctgaaactttacagacacattctggagacaccaaaggcgtatcttacattgtgtaaaaggggtaaaataggtccTCTTCAATATTTAGTTTATACAGAGATTTGTGTAGGTCTGTTAGATAACCTGTTGACCTGTAGCCCTCACTGTAGCATTATTTGCCAATGGATACTGATCAAGACTTGGGCCAAACACCCATAGATGCAAACCTATTATAATCTCATTTTCTAACACAgaggtttccaaacttttcagcctgcgacccctaatatgacgatgccagtgactcgcgacccccaatatcctggttatgaatacagaaaccttgcatgcaatgtcacacacacaccaaaacaccCAGGTATATTCTTTGTttaatgtcagtgctgtaaatgggccagaaactttaacctggtgttataaaatcaatctgctgcatctgacgctattgctgtgtctttaatataatgtaattaccactggggtcgcaatccaatagagatagtaactataagctactataacTATTTAGTAATTATAAACGACTatatttttctcttcagtaggttatggataaaatatggtcattcttatatgatttaataataataaatagatttttttaaatcaccaggcgaccctccttcattgtcccgcgactcctcgaggggtcccgacccccactttgagaacccctgttctAACACACTCTTCTTTTGTCGACAAAAGTCTTTAGTCGGTCCCATAAGCTTGACTAACAgtaaatttattcatttgcatgcaataaaaaacttaaaacaaatgaTAATGTCTGAAGAACAAATAATGTTGAAACTTGAAATCCATCTTGATTTCTTCCATCAAAACAATTACATAGAAAAGAGGggagtccaaactcggtcctggaggaccgctgtcctgcagattttagctccaacttgcctcaacacacctgcagggatgtttctagaaagcctaataagagcttgattagctagcccaggtgtgtccgATTGGGGTTttaactaaactttgcaggacaccggccctccagaacagaGTTTGGATATGCCTGGCCTAGAACATAcagtttaaatgttaaataaaatatattttttctacatGTCACCTGTAACtcaataagtataaaatatttcTTTGCACACGTGCAAATATGATTTTAGAATCTGGTTCAAAGGCAATATTTTTTGGAATCTTAATTTTCAGGACCTTGGCTCAATGCCCTCAATGATCTCAAGGCATCTCCAGGCCCAAATTTAGGATTAAAAAATGATTTTGTACAAAGTTAATAGCTATTGTATATAAAGGTGAGTGTCTGAATAAGAAATTATGTTGAAACTATGTTTGTTGCTTGTTTCCCTTCTATCCAGAGTTATACATGAAACAATTTGTTAAGTttgtaaaaatggtaaaaattaaatcaaactaaatgcttttaattgaaacgttttatttttttcttccactttgCAGCTCCACAGTACGGGCCTTAAACAAAAACTTCTCCATCGCTTTCCTCTTCCCAATCTTTATCACACTACTCTTTTTCCAGCACAACAGAACTGTTTATGATGTTGTGGCTGGAACCATCGTAGTTCAGAGGAGATCGAGAGCCAGATGACCTTCCTGTGAAAACTGCTCATGTCAAGCTTTTTAACAGCTTCTCAgtatttgattgaatatatatcaTGAGAGTTTGCACTGCTGATTTGCACTAATAACCCATGTATCATAGCTAATGTTTACAGCATTAAGTATTACAAATTTTCTTAGAGATGTTCGTCAGTTTCGTGCTGAGTGATATAAAGACACATGTTTTTATGTAGACATGCTTGGAGATGAGTGGAATGTTTGACTTTAAACAGCAGTTTAATCCACAAGTTTTTCATAACTTCAAGCTTTAGAGCCCAGACGAGTCTGTTATTAATCTCAGCAAAGACAAGGAATTAAGTTCGGCATTCATGGCGTATCCCTTTGCTGTCCGGAATGTCCGCTCCTGTTGTCAATTCAGATATATGCCTCACTACATTTCTCAGGGTTTCTAAAAAAACTGTCTTTGTGTGTCATGTTTTTCAGAGTTGGTATTTTCAGAGTATGGTATTTAGAAACACGCATTATCTGCCCTTCAGTATTCGCCATGCCAAACACATCAGTTTTGATATGTCAtagaattatatatttaaaattgtgaCAATAATGTTTGATGCTAAACAGCAGTGTATTTACCACTTTCTTTTTTCTGGCTTGTGGATgaaatgatttagttttttttgtcttatttaaatagtttttgtaatgGGTTaagatctttatttattttatttttcgcaGCGCTTCATGGGATTGTCGTTCTTTCCCTGTTTACAGTGGTTAAGTATAATTATTTGGTCATACAGTGTATCTGGAAAGtactcatagcgcttcactttttccacattttttaatgttacagccttattgcaaaatggattaaattaatttatttccttaaaattctacacacaatactccataatgactatgtgaaaaaaaattttaaattgttggaaatgtattaataataaaaacctgaaaaatcacttgTACATAAGtaatcacagcctttgctcaatactttgttgatgcacctttggcagcaattacagcttcaagtctttttgaatatgacgcCACAAGCTTGACGTACCTGTCTtagggaatttttgcccattcctttttgcagtacctcacaagctctatcaggttggatggcttcagagatgttcaataggatttaggtctgggctctggctaggccactcaaggacattcactgagttgttgtgaagccactccattgatattttggcagtgtgcattggctcattgtcctgctggaagataaaccaTCGTCGCAGTCTGAGGTCAGAatcactctgaagcaggttttcattcaggatgtctctgtacatagTGTTGGAATATTCAATTCCATACGTGTTCAAGAAAGATCAGGAGAGTTTTTTCAATGTcaaaaaacataacaatttattggatacaaatgaataatttgagtCACAGAATTCTGTTTTCCTCAATGCAGTGCAGAAGTTACATTAAGGAGGTGTGCAACAACTTTCTTTTCCTGACTTGAACatatataggcagctgatattaacaggtagAGTTTTTGTGGAATTCGTCATTTGTCACTCATTGTTCAGTCCTTCATTGGCCGCACCCCAGACATAAGTGctctttttctatgaattctctgcacaaaaaaaaaagcataaaacttTTTGTGCTCTTTGTCAGTTTTAACATCTTTcgtcagacaggaagtttctgcagagctgaatttaattttggaccagcattcatctacttctgcaaaaatgctaattagtatgcacaacATCTCACACACAACAGGAGAAGTTCAggtaatatatgacccttacatgaccaatacaaataattgtttgacataaagaaaaagagacaaaaataataaaaaaatttgttcCTATTTTTTAACAATAGCTGCATTCATAttcccctctatcctgactagtcctccatttcctgctgctgaaaaacatccccaaagcatgatgctgccaccaacatgcttcactgtagggatggtattagcctggtgatgagtggtgcttggttttctccaaaagcaacacctggcattcactccaaagagttcaatttaagtctcatcagaccagggaCTTTtgcttcttatggtctgagagtccttcagatgccttttggaaaATGTCTAGTAGGGAATGGCTTCAGTCTGGCAACTCTACCATGCAGGCCTtgttggtggattgctgcacagatggttgtccttctgtaaggttctcctctctccacagaagaccgctggagctcagacagagtgtccatcgggttattgatcacctccctgagtaaggctcttctcccctgatcactcaggtTGCTGGCCAGctttaggaagagtcctggtggttccaaacatcttccacttgcaTATGATGAAGGCCACTGTGTTCTTTGGAACTTTCAGAACAGCAGATATTTTTGTGTAACTTTCCCTAGTCTCGtgtctcgagacaatcctgtctcggaggtctacagacatttCCTTTGTCCTAAtgctttgtttgtgttttgacatgcactgtcaaccctgggaccttagacaggttttcaaatcatgtccaatcaactgaattgaccactgGCGAACTCCAATTAAACTGCTAaagcatctcaagaatgatcagtggaaacagaatgtacctgagctcaatttagagcttcacggcaaaggctgtgaccACTTATGTACAaatgatttttcaggtttttgtttttaaataaatttgcaacaattaaaaaaaaatactttttttcacaatgtcataataggctattgtgtgtagaattttaaggaaataaataaatttaatccgtttaggaataaggctgtaacataaacaaatgtggaaagagtgaagtgctatgaatactttctggatgcactgtatatgtcTTCGCTTCAAGTTGTGATTGTTTATGTGGCTGGTTGGTTTTGTTCATGCCTTATTCagctttcaaattatttttttctctctagtAAATCCCCCAAATTAATAGGAAAATTACTTTTGGAACCAGCACTGAAAAGGCCCATTATTACACTCCATATAGTGTTAAAATATTAAAGTTGATGCATGCAACTCTGCAGAACgaatttaaatgaacatttcttTATAACCACTGGGTGGTGATATTTGTCTGTGAAACCAAGCTGCAAGGTGAATTTGACAATCATACTGGTGCGTTCTGTGAAATGCAAAGCAAATGTTTTTTGGCATTGTTCACTTACAGTCACATTCCATAGAGAGTAACAGTCCACATTCTCACAAGCAGTAAATGTTTCCTGACGATCACATGCCATTCAGGCAAACAGCTGTGAAATGTCATTGTCTTGGTAAGAATGATTCACTgatgatttacatatttaaaataaatgttatatccATAAGCATAAGGTCTGTTTTTTTAATTTGGTCATTCTGTTGCCCGCTCTAGTCTCTCCGGAGGTCTCAATGTCTCGGGGGTAGATCCTCGTAATCAAATCCTTGCGGAGCAAATGAAGAAAACAGACACAAGGGGTGTCTTAGGACAAATGCTCTTTAGCATGCACTCACAGACACTTACAAAGTCTGATAATGCAAGGTTTTGGCATGGTTTTAAACAAACATTACGAGATGGTATAAGTTTATTTGAAAATACAAGATAGTCTTGTTCTCTTTTTACacattcaaaaaaagaaaaaatgtttcaAGTACACTTACATGTGGTGTGATGTATGCAAGCCACAGCAGAAGCCTgaagaaaggttttttttttttcttcacagggAGCAGGTCACTTCCGACCACTAGAATAGTGAATACTATTTCATCCAAtatgttatgtatgtatgtatatatatatatatatatatatatatatatatatatatatatatatatatatatatatatatatatatatattaaaattacatAGTTTTGTATgctgaataataaattaattgagGCTAGTTGCTAGTTGCACTTTTCTGCAATGCAAATCCTAGCAATAAACCTTTGTATTTGTCCAGCGATGCATCTAAACCATCGCTGTACTGACTTATACTTATACAGACTTATAATGTTTCAGTATAAGTCTGCAACGTAAAATTGCATCTATAAACTcagttttattttcacattttttattgcgAAAAAAACGAACACCTTTTTAGTATAAATTGTTACATATCGttatctttgttgttgttgttgtttttaagagaaggtaaaaaaatatataaaaaaggaaaaacttgtaaaaaataagtataaggggaaaagaaaaattaaaacaagattaATAAAAGTACAGAAAATTACGACCAACTGGATGCAGTCATTCAACAGACACAATCAAATGTTCAGATACATTGTCTAtgttaaaagtaaatatttacaactaaacagtaaaatataataatagttaaaaaagaaaaattaaatactaTGCAAATGAATAGATTAAAAAGAAAGGGAGAGTGCACCTATTGAATGGAAGGCAAGATGTTAATAGAGTTAAagtaaattataaaacattgccACTTTTTACAGAAATAGTTTTTTTCTAGAGCATCTAACCTTTTCcaactttaaaaaatgcatgGTATCTATCCACAAGCCATTGGGATATAGTTGGAGGTTTCTTTGATTTCCAGTGAATATGGCGCCTAGCTAATAATGAGGTAAAGGCCAAAATATcaaccattttatttgaatagtctgtgTAGAATTCATGCTTTTTATGATAACCTATTGTATATGGTTTGGTTCAAACGAACATCTGAATCTGTTCATTTCTGAccctgttaatatgatttaaaaagcAACTTGTAAAGctaaattttgaattactttgaatGTTGCcgaatatgtttaaaaaaatagataaaggatcaaaatagcaacaggaagcatttaaacaatttttttttcttttgtaacgAATTTCATTCAGTAtaatttgtgtctttattttaatgtattttttgttggtcagttatctacaaagtAAACGAAAAGAATCAATACATTTTAAGTGAAATGgggtgcaaataatacttttaggcCTTAAGGGAATCATGAATTACATTCAAGCaggcctattataacataaaatatagtatttctgacatttttctttataatttgagttttgaattacagtatcgcaatactacccacatagcaaaatatttcTGGCCCACACAACCAGCTgttgtttggcccacatgccgcataATTACGGTACATGGCTGGACCAattctggcttccagacaagagccAAACATGGACTTTATCTGGGCCAAGTCTAAGCCAATTTAATAACCCtgaactgggcctgaactgggccagatatgttggtgtgtcatgactgcaatgaaattaataaacccaTAAAGCCTTGCTTTTTAGGTGCACTATGGGTGTGCTTATTACTCAAATCGACCAGATTGgtagacttttttttctttatccaaaaataataaaaaaagaataaacatattttaagtgtGGGTCAaaataggccaaacttacatggctcATATATCCATTGTTAGCATCTTGGCccaatactacatttgatatctggcccaagtattgtgtgccgtcttttatgccaaatctgggccagaattctttgctacctgggtactTGGTATCGTGATATTTCAGCTAGTATCGTAAGATTAAAGATATCATGACAACCCTACCTTAGACataattgtaaaacaattaatcCAGTAATTCTGTTACATAAGGCACTTAAAGAACATATGACATAAATTTCACTGTGGTGCATGACATCTGTCAACAGTATTAAGAAAAAAATCAGATAGcctggtttttaaaaaatggattCAATGATATACTTTAAATTGTATCAGGCTAAGGCGAGCACATGTTGTTCTACAACATATTTTCTGCAGCGCACCAAGCCACCATTCTTCCTGAAAACATAGTCCCAATTCATATTCCccaccttttttaaaaattttagaaAGAAAATACTCATCCAAGCTTAAAATGCACCCAtagattttgttttacatttgtgaTTTGTGTTAAGAGTTTAGTTGTAGTAACTCTTCCAACAAGAACTCAATTCTCTTTGAGAGCATTTAACATTCAGTATGTCATTTTGAAGAATAATTT containing:
- the fam8a1a gene encoding protein FAM8A1 isoform X2; its protein translation is MAKKNSAKEADKNGEGANDDDKMTTNEYCARLQQWMWRYYSGYVSWQSWVLMSAPLFPPPQFGCQAPGSSASVYPTTPADIAAWYNQMSSPGAIRPADTATSSTGDRGAAQPAGREYIIPSPLRRFLAETVDFFILFCVKATIVLWIMHLCGMKDISKFIMQFIVEEIDENTSLEDLQKMMVVALAYRVLVCVYEIICIWGAGGATPGKFLLGLRVVSCDTTVLVQPNRVLVVPASTVSLSALRPLI
- the fam8a1a gene encoding protein FAM8A1 isoform X1 — its product is MAKKNSAKEADKNGEGANDDDKMTTNEYCARLQQWMWRYYSGYVSWQSWVLMSAPLFPPPQFGCQAPGSSASVYPTTPADIAAWYNQMSSPGAIRPADTATSSTGDRGAAQPAGREYIIPSPLRRFLAETVDFFILFCVKATIVLWIMHLCGMKDISKFIMQFIVEEIDENTSLEDLQKMMVVALAYRVLVCVYEIICIWGAGGATPGKFLLGLRVVSCDTTVLVQPNRVLVVPASTVSLSASTVRALNKNFSIAFLFPIFITLLFFQHNRTVYDVVAGTIVVQRRSRAR